From a region of the Phragmitibacter flavus genome:
- a CDS encoding PEP-CTERM sorting domain-containing protein (PEP-CTERM proteins occur, often in large numbers, in the proteomes of bacteria that also encode an exosortase, a predicted intramembrane cysteine proteinase. The presence of a PEP-CTERM domain at a protein's C-terminus predicts cleavage within the sorting domain, followed by covalent anchoring to some some component of the (usually Gram-negative) cell surface. Many PEP-CTERM proteins exhibit an unusual sequence composition that includes large numbers of potential glycosylation sites. Expression of one such protein has been shown restore the ability of a bacterium to form floc, a type of biofilm.) — translation MARGACAAALMLGGATSTLLGSTVLVDFSDALGSGGPGGTWNTVATPAAITAGVGLLDVGGVATGISVSRTAGNLIESSNTGPLVFVHDSGVYAGLPAWAASTSNNLAAGDIFYTDNGTVQGTATLTFTGLTVGNVLSMDILSSRNAASASGGFFEYSLDGGTTWAGFSVLDANGVLETDNGWGLGVTTVQGGKSFNSFTDGFSEHRYLNVAGVVLTGTTLQLRLWDANLTSGHFTALNALRLEVGAVPEPGIGFLLLGALGGMLLKRRRC, via the coding sequence ATGGCGCGTGGGGCGTGCGCGGCGGCATTGATGCTTGGTGGGGCGACGTCGACTTTGTTGGGATCGACCGTTTTGGTGGACTTTAGTGATGCGTTGGGTTCTGGGGGGCCGGGGGGAACGTGGAATACCGTGGCGACGCCTGCGGCGATAACGGCTGGGGTTGGGTTGCTGGATGTTGGGGGGGTTGCTACAGGCATTTCGGTGAGTCGGACGGCGGGGAATTTGATTGAAAGCAGCAATACGGGGCCGCTGGTTTTTGTGCACGATTCGGGTGTTTATGCGGGTCTTCCTGCCTGGGCGGCGTCGACATCGAACAATCTGGCGGCGGGCGATATTTTTTATACGGACAATGGAACGGTTCAGGGGACGGCGACGTTGACGTTTACGGGTTTGACGGTTGGGAATGTGTTGAGCATGGATATTTTGTCGTCGAGGAATGCGGCTTCGGCGAGTGGTGGGTTTTTTGAATATTCTTTGGATGGGGGAACGACATGGGCGGGATTTTCGGTGCTGGACGCGAATGGGGTGCTGGAGACGGACAATGGCTGGGGACTTGGGGTGACCACCGTTCAGGGAGGAAAGTCATTCAATTCATTTACAGATGGATTTAGTGAACACCGTTATCTGAATGTTGCGGGTGTGGTGTTGACGGGAACGACGCTGCAATTGCGGTTGTGGGACGCAAACTTAACGAGTGGGCATTTTACGGCGTTGAATGCGCTTCGGCTGGAAGTGGGTGCTGTGCCGGAACCGGGTATCGGCTTTTTGCTGCTAGGGGCGCTTGGGGGAATGTTGTTGAAGCGGCGGCGCTGCTAG
- a CDS encoding glutaredoxin family protein: MAESPKITAYLKTFCGWSEGVRAIFRKYDLPYEEKDIIKNPAFRWEMEQRSGQPLSPCVEINGTMLADISGEEVERWMIENRVLEGSDKEADAPINSSCTDEQHEAMARQVMPVGNIKFIA, translated from the coding sequence ATGGCTGAATCACCCAAAATCACTGCTTACCTGAAAACCTTCTGCGGCTGGAGCGAAGGCGTTCGTGCGATTTTTCGCAAATACGACCTCCCCTATGAAGAAAAGGACATCATCAAAAATCCGGCGTTTCGCTGGGAGATGGAACAGCGCAGCGGCCAGCCCTTGAGTCCTTGTGTGGAAATCAATGGCACGATGTTGGCCGACATCAGTGGTGAGGAAGTGGAGCGCTGGATGATTGAAAACCGCGTTCTCGAAGGCAGCGACAAGGAGGCGGATGCCCCCATCAATTCCTCCTGCACCGACGAACAGCATGAAGCGATGGCGCGTC
- a CDS encoding CorA family divalent cation transporter encodes MTGPTKPESSPVPKMWALPEAIRARLGRDAGPQRAIFEESHLLLILHKPPLPDQHERTPAFFWRSPTGEWRCTEGRGGLTSLLELLETYEKKVLELESLEGKASRAQDFHSLLEELAPILRASRGLHRALQQARELVKTDRDLITLRDQAAAIERSADLLLQDAQFGLNFTVARQSEAQSEAAHKMAGTAHRLNIIAALFLPITAIASIFGMEIRSGLADTPTNFTLILMVGVALGVVVTLLVNQRKV; translated from the coding sequence ATGACCGGACCCACCAAACCCGAGAGCAGCCCTGTCCCCAAAATGTGGGCCCTGCCCGAAGCCATCCGCGCCCGTCTCGGCCGCGACGCCGGTCCCCAACGCGCCATTTTTGAAGAAAGCCACCTGCTTCTGATCCTCCACAAACCCCCGCTCCCCGACCAACACGAACGCACGCCCGCCTTTTTTTGGCGCAGCCCCACAGGGGAATGGCGCTGCACCGAAGGTCGCGGAGGACTGACCTCCCTGCTGGAATTGCTCGAAACTTACGAAAAGAAGGTCCTTGAACTCGAATCACTCGAAGGCAAAGCCAGCCGTGCCCAAGATTTCCATTCGCTCTTAGAAGAACTCGCCCCCATCCTGCGCGCCTCACGTGGTCTCCATCGCGCCCTTCAGCAAGCGAGGGAACTGGTCAAAACCGACCGCGATCTCATCACCCTGCGTGACCAGGCCGCCGCCATCGAACGCTCCGCTGATCTTCTCCTCCAGGACGCGCAATTCGGCCTCAACTTCACCGTGGCCCGCCAGTCCGAAGCGCAATCCGAAGCCGCCCACAAGATGGCCGGCACCGCCCACCGACTCAACATCATCGCCGCCCTGTTTCTTCCCATCACCGCCATCGCCAGCATTTTCGGTATGGAAATCAGAAGTGGACTTGCCGACACCCCGACCAACTTCACCCTCATCCTCATGGTCGGCGTTGCCCTCGGTGTGGTCGTCACCCTGCTCGTCAACCAGCGCAAGGTCTGA